Below is a window of Catalinimonas alkaloidigena DNA.
AAAGCTTGCGGAGCAAAACCAAAATCGTTAAGGAAGACTTTAGCGGTAAGTTGGAAGATTGCCCGATGTGGTCATTTGACGGAAGCTCAACAGAACAAGCTGAAGGTGGTTCTTCTGACTGTTTGTTAAAACCAGTAGCCATTTTCCCCGATCCGGGACGTAAAAATGCTTACCTGGTCATGACCGAAGTGATGAACCCCGACGGCACTCCACACCCTTCGAACGGCCGGGCGACCATCGACGATCCGGACGACGATTTCTGGTTCGGATTCGAGCAGGAGTATTTCCTGTGGGATCCGGAAACCAGCAAGCCACTGGGCTTCCCCGCGCAGGGATATCCGTCACCCCAAGGGCCTTATTACTGCTCTGTTGGTGCGACCAAAGCGTTTGGACGCGAAATCGTAGAAGAGCACCTGGACCTTTGCCTGGACGCTGGATTGAACGTAGAAGGGATCAACGCCGAAGTAGCGGCGGGGCAGTGGGAGTTCCAAATCTTCGCCAAAGGAGCACAGAGCGCCGGCGATCAGATCTGGGTAGCCCGCTACCTGTTGGAAAGAACGGCCGAGAAATACGGCGTATCGGTCAACTGGCACTGTAAGCCGCTGGGCGCTACCGACTGGAACGGTTCCGGTATGCACGCCAACTTCTCGAACGCAACGCTGCGCGAAGCCGGTTCGAAAGCCGTTTACGACGAAATCTGCCAGAAATTTGCGCCTGTCCTGAAAGAACACATCGCTGTATACGGTGCAGACAACCACATGCGTCTGACCGGTAAGCACGAAACTCAGTCGATCGATACGTTCAGCTATGGCGTTTCCGACCGCGGTGCTTCCATCCGTATTCCGATCGCAACGGTCGAAAATAACTGGAAGGGCTGGTTGGAAGACCGTCGTCCTGCGTCGAACGCCGATCCATACAAAGTGGCCGGCCGCATCATCAAAACGGTGAAAGGCTAAGCCGCAAGACTGTTCGACCATCCTATTGCCTTTGTGCAGGGCTGCTTCCTTGGGGAGGCAGCCCTTTTTCGTATCCGCGCCGCCGTGCCTTCCCAAGATTTTCGTAAACTCGCTTTTGAAAACGCAGCGCTTTGCAGTGCTCTCTGCACCGACACCATAACCTAACTATATGCCAAGTATTCGTTTCAGTGCCCTGAACCAACTCGGTCAGCGCCAGCCTGTTGAAATCAAATTACCTTCAGGACCCATTTCGGCCTATTTCGCCACCAACGTTTTTGGGGCCGATGCCATGCAGACCAGCCTTTCGGCCGATACCTACAAACGGCTGACCCAGGCGATGGCTTCCGGCGAAAAGATCGATTACGATACGGCCGATGCAGTGGCGACGGCCATGAAACGCTGGGCGATGGACAAAGGCGCTACGCACTTCACGCACTGGTTTCAGCCGCTGACGGGCGCGACGGCCGAAAAGCACGATGCCTTTTTCGAGATTTCGGAGGGGCGGGCCATCGAACGCTTTCAGGCTTCGGCGCTGGTGCAACAGGAGCCCGATGCCTCTTCGTTTCCCAGCGGCGGCATCCGCACCACCTTCGAAGCGCGCGGCTATACCGCCTGGGACCCTACGTCGCCCGCTTTTCTGTACGAGAACGGCGGGGCTAAAACGCTTTGCATTCCTACGGTTTTCGTGTCGTATACGGGCGAAGCACTCGACCACAAGGCTCCGTTGCTGCGCTCGATGGAACTGATCGACAAAGCGGCGACGGCAGTCTGCCAGATGTTTGATAAAGATATTAGTTATGTAAAGCCAACCTTGGGTCCAGAACAGGAATACTTTGTGATTGACCGGGCCTTGTTCTTTGCCCGACCCGACCTGATGTTGACCGGGCGCACGGTATTCGGGCACTCGCCCGCGAAAGGGCAGCAGCTGGACGACCACTATTTTGGCTCAATTCCGCAGCGCATTCACCATTTTATGATGGAATTCGAGGTGGAGGCGCATAAACTTGGCATTCCGATCCGCACCCGCCACAACGAAGTGGCGCCGAGTCAGTACGAATGCGCTCCGACGTTTGAGGAGGTGAACGTCGCCGTCGATCACAACCAACTCCTGATGGACCTGATGGAAAAGGTAGCGGAGCGCCATCAACTGAAAGTGCTGTTTCATGAGAAACCTTTTGCGGGGGTAAACGGCAGCGGCAAGCACTGCAACTGGTCGCTGGTGACCAACACCGGACGCAACCTGCTGGCGCCGGGCCGCCGTCCGAAAGAAAACCTCGTGTTCCTGACCTTCTTCGTCTGCACGCTGAAAGCCGTTCATGACTACGCTGATCTGCTGCGCGCGTCGGTGGCCTCGGCCGGCAACGACTACCGACTGGGTGCCAACGAAGCGCCCCCCGCCATTATTTCGGCGTTCATCGGCTCGCAGCTTTCCAACATGCTCGATTCGTTGGAAGAGACGGCCGAGATGCAGTTCGACAAGGGCGATAACGTGTACCTGAAGCTGGGCATCAACAAGATTCCCGAAATCATGCTGGACAACACGGACCGCAACCGTACCTCGCCGTTTGCCTTCACCGGCAACAAATTCGAGTTTCGGGCGGTCGGTGCTTCGGCGACTATCTCCGATCCGGTAGTCGTGCTGAATACCATTGTGGCGAACCAACTCCTTGATTTTAAGGAAGAAGTAGAGCGTCAGTTCAATGATAACACCAAGCGAGAGGTGACCATCATCAACGTGCTGCGCGAGTACATTGAAGCCTCGAAGAAAATCCGTTTCGAAGGCAACAACTACGCAGAAGAGTGGATGAAGGAAGCCAAACGGCGCAAACTCTCGAACGTAACCGATACGCCCCGCGCGCTCGATTTCATGATCACCAAGCAGGCCCGAGACTTGTTTTCACGGCTGGGGGTATTTACCGAACGCGAGCTGGAAGCGCGGCACGAAATCCGGCTGGAGGCGTACCAGAAAAAGATTCAGATCGAGGCACGCGTTATGGGTGACCTAGCCATCAACCACATCATCCCGACGGCCGTGGCGTACCAGAACAAGCTGATCGACAACGTCCGGGGGCTGAAGGAACTCGGGCTGGACCAACCCCATGCCGAAGTGGCAATCGCCGGCATCAAAGACATCGCCGGGCACATCACGAGTATCCGTACGCTGGTGGAAGAGATGGTCGAGGCGCGGAAACGGGCCAACAAAGTGGAAGACGCCCGGGAGCGGGCCATTCTGTATTGCGATGAGGTGGCGAGTTACTTCAACCGCATTCGTTACCACGTGGACAAACTGGAACAGATGGTCGACGACGAAGACTGGCCGCTGATGAAGTACCGTGAACTTCTGTTCATGCGATGAATTAACCGACGTGGGCCATATGGACGCCGGCTAAGTAGCCGGTGGTCCAGGCCGCCTGGAAATTGAATCCGCCTGTTACGCCATCGATGTTAAGCACTTCGCCTGCAAAGTGTAGCCCCGGGTGACGGCGGCTTTCGCCGGTCGACAGATCGACTTCGGCCAGGTCGATGCCCCCGGCGGTAACAAACTCTTCTTTAAACGTCGTTTTGCCGCGGGCCTCATAAGTATTATACAGCAGCATTTGCGTCAGGGCATGGCTGGCTTTGGCCGGTAGCTCGGACCAGCGCACCTGTTCGGGAATTTCGGCCTGATGCACCAGCGCCTGCCACAGGCGATTGGGCAGTTGGAAAAGTGCGTGCGTCGTGACTTGTTTGCGGGCATGCAGCTGCCGCATCTCGTGGAAGTGTGCCCGCAGTTTTTCTTCGTGCCACTCCGGAATCCAGTTGATGCGGAACTTAAAGTGATAGTTTAGCTCGTGTAGCTGAAGTGCCTCCCAGGCTGATAGTTTAATGACTGCCGGTCCGCTGAATCCCCAGTGCGTAACCAGCAGCGGGCCCAGCTGAACGGCCTTTTTGGGTTGTGCACTGTCGAGGAGTTGCAGTTGGGCGGTCGGCACGGATACTCCCGAAAGCGATTTGAGGGGATGCACCGGCACGTTGAACGTAAAGAGCGATGGTACGGGATCTACGACCTGCAGATCGAGCTGGCGGAGCCAATCGTATGCCCGGGCCTGCGGGTGACCACCGGCGGCAATCAACACGCGGTCAAAGTCCTGCGTACGCAGGTCGCTGAACGAGAGGCGAAAGCCCGGTTGCAGAGGCATAAGTTGCGTTACGCCACACTTCGTATGCAGGCGAATGCCGCGGTCGTGTGCCTCTTGCATGAGGCAGTGCACAATGGTTTCCGACTGGTCGGTAACAGGAAACACCCGACCGTCGGCCTCACTTTTTAGCGAAACGCCGCGTTGAGTGAACCAGTCCATCGTTTCGCGGGAGCCGAACTGTTGAAACGCCTTGCGGAGGGCTTGTCCGCCGCGCGGATAGTGTTCGGACAGGCGTCGGGGGTTGGTCTGGGCATTGGTAACGTTGCAGCGGCCCCCACCCGAAATCCGGACTTTGCTCAG
It encodes the following:
- a CDS encoding glutamine synthetase beta-grasp domain-containing protein, with product MSKVKLEYIWLDGYTPTQSLRSKTKIVKEDFSGKLEDCPMWSFDGSSTEQAEGGSSDCLLKPVAIFPDPGRKNAYLVMTEVMNPDGTPHPSNGRATIDDPDDDFWFGFEQEYFLWDPETSKPLGFPAQGYPSPQGPYYCSVGATKAFGREIVEEHLDLCLDAGLNVEGINAEVAAGQWEFQIFAKGAQSAGDQIWVARYLLERTAEKYGVSVNWHCKPLGATDWNGSGMHANFSNATLREAGSKAVYDEICQKFAPVLKEHIAVYGADNHMRLTGKHETQSIDTFSYGVSDRGASIRIPIATVENNWKGWLEDRRPASNADPYKVAGRIIKTVKG
- a CDS encoding glutamine synthetase III, with the protein product MPSIRFSALNQLGQRQPVEIKLPSGPISAYFATNVFGADAMQTSLSADTYKRLTQAMASGEKIDYDTADAVATAMKRWAMDKGATHFTHWFQPLTGATAEKHDAFFEISEGRAIERFQASALVQQEPDASSFPSGGIRTTFEARGYTAWDPTSPAFLYENGGAKTLCIPTVFVSYTGEALDHKAPLLRSMELIDKAATAVCQMFDKDISYVKPTLGPEQEYFVIDRALFFARPDLMLTGRTVFGHSPAKGQQLDDHYFGSIPQRIHHFMMEFEVEAHKLGIPIRTRHNEVAPSQYECAPTFEEVNVAVDHNQLLMDLMEKVAERHQLKVLFHEKPFAGVNGSGKHCNWSLVTNTGRNLLAPGRRPKENLVFLTFFVCTLKAVHDYADLLRASVASAGNDYRLGANEAPPAIISAFIGSQLSNMLDSLEETAEMQFDKGDNVYLKLGINKIPEIMLDNTDRNRTSPFAFTGNKFEFRAVGASATISDPVVVLNTIVANQLLDFKEEVERQFNDNTKREVTIINVLREYIEASKKIRFEGNNYAEEWMKEAKRRKLSNVTDTPRALDFMITKQARDLFSRLGVFTERELEARHEIRLEAYQKKIQIEARVMGDLAINHIIPTAVAYQNKLIDNVRGLKELGLDQPHAEVAIAGIKDIAGHITSIRTLVEEMVEARKRANKVEDARERAILYCDEVASYFNRIRYHVDKLEQMVDDEDWPLMKYRELLFMR
- a CDS encoding NAD(P)/FAD-dependent oxidoreductase, with the translated sequence MSTLRIAVIGGGAAGFFGALACAQTNPEAEVHIFERTPKLLSKVRISGGGRCNVTNAQTNPRRLSEHYPRGGQALRKAFQQFGSRETMDWFTQRGVSLKSEADGRVFPVTDQSETIVHCLMQEAHDRGIRLHTKCGVTQLMPLQPGFRLSFSDLRTQDFDRVLIAAGGHPQARAYDWLRQLDLQVVDPVPSLFTFNVPVHPLKSLSGVSVPTAQLQLLDSAQPKKAVQLGPLLVTHWGFSGPAVIKLSAWEALQLHELNYHFKFRINWIPEWHEEKLRAHFHEMRQLHARKQVTTHALFQLPNRLWQALVHQAEIPEQVRWSELPAKASHALTQMLLYNTYEARGKTTFKEEFVTAGGIDLAEVDLSTGESRRHPGLHFAGEVLNIDGVTGGFNFQAAWTTGYLAGVHMAHVG